One Nitrospina watsonii DNA segment encodes these proteins:
- a CDS encoding head-tail connector protein gives MARILKTAPAEEPLSLAEVKAYLKVTSADDDALITCILAGVRRACEAWTGRALVTQTWTVWLDGFPRASRCEAPHSGYFDLPVDHFDRVSPIIHLPLPPLQSVTFLKTYGADNQAATFDSVRYFVDTASQPGRIVLNASASWPSGLRNANAVEIEFVAGYGAAATVPESIKQGLLIWTQLLYANQKWLFESGDEVTGLAAMNREALPAQVEALWQPFRLFSLQGGR, from the coding sequence ATGGCACGAATACTGAAAACCGCCCCTGCCGAAGAGCCGTTGTCGCTGGCCGAGGTCAAGGCGTACCTGAAAGTCACGTCAGCGGATGACGATGCGCTCATCACGTGCATTCTCGCCGGTGTGCGCCGCGCCTGTGAAGCGTGGACCGGCCGCGCCTTGGTCACCCAAACCTGGACGGTGTGGCTCGACGGATTCCCCCGCGCCAGCCGATGCGAAGCGCCTCACTCGGGATACTTCGATCTGCCGGTCGATCATTTTGACCGCGTGTCGCCCATCATCCATCTCCCTCTGCCGCCGTTGCAGTCGGTGACCTTCCTCAAAACCTACGGTGCGGACAACCAGGCCGCCACCTTTGACAGCGTCCGGTATTTTGTGGATACCGCGTCGCAGCCGGGGCGCATCGTGTTGAACGCTTCCGCTTCGTGGCCGTCCGGTTTGCGGAATGCGAACGCGGTGGAAATCGAGTTCGTTGCCGGGTACGGCGCGGCTGCGACGGTGCCGGAATCGATCAAGCAGGGTTTGTTGATCTGGACGCAACTGCTCTATGCCAACCAGAAATGGCTGTTCGAATCCGGTGACGAGGTGACGGGCCTGGCCGCGATGAACCGCGAGGCCCTGCCTGCGCAGGTCGAGGCCCTGTGGCAACCGTTTCGTCTCTTCAGCTTGCAAGGTGGCCGATGA
- a CDS encoding phage major capsid protein — MQDIKQLVHDINHSFQEFKARNDQRLSELEKGRKDPLLETQVDRLVHEVQDLNEVKSRMERIETQLNRPLFESHPASAFHGDPERKQAINSYLRKGENALTPHEVKLLSTDSDPQGGYWVTSEISQRVIMQITESSPLRHLATVETISSDALEIPEDLSDTEVGWTSETGVRSETDTPTIGVRRIPVHELYAMPKATQKLLDDARVNVEEWLSHKIAAKMSYVENSAFINGDGIDKPRGLLTYPAGMTHPGQVQQVNSGHASQITADGLRAAFYALKTPYIRNARWMMSRATIEVISKLKDGGGSYLWEPGIKEGEPQMLLGHPIERMEDMPSVSANALPIAFGDWKQAYTIVDRSGVRVLRDPFSAKPFVLFYTTKHTGGDVTNFEALVIQKIAA, encoded by the coding sequence ATGCAGGACATCAAACAATTGGTACACGACATCAATCATTCCTTCCAGGAATTCAAAGCACGCAACGACCAGCGTCTCAGCGAGCTGGAGAAAGGCCGCAAGGACCCGCTGCTGGAAACCCAGGTCGATCGCCTCGTGCACGAAGTGCAGGATCTGAACGAAGTCAAAAGCCGCATGGAGCGCATCGAGACGCAACTCAACCGCCCCCTGTTCGAGAGCCATCCCGCGAGCGCCTTCCACGGCGATCCCGAACGCAAGCAGGCCATCAACTCCTACCTGCGCAAAGGTGAAAACGCGCTCACCCCGCATGAAGTCAAACTGCTCTCGACGGATAGCGATCCGCAGGGCGGGTACTGGGTGACCTCCGAGATTTCGCAACGCGTCATCATGCAGATCACCGAAAGCTCGCCGCTGCGTCACCTCGCCACGGTCGAGACGATCAGCAGCGACGCGCTGGAGATTCCGGAAGACCTGAGCGACACCGAGGTCGGCTGGACTTCCGAGACCGGCGTGCGCAGCGAAACCGACACGCCCACCATCGGCGTGCGCCGCATCCCGGTGCACGAGCTCTACGCCATGCCCAAGGCGACGCAGAAGCTGCTCGACGACGCGCGCGTCAACGTCGAAGAGTGGCTGAGCCACAAGATTGCGGCGAAGATGTCGTACGTCGAAAACTCCGCGTTCATCAACGGCGACGGCATCGACAAACCGCGCGGCCTGCTTACCTACCCCGCGGGCATGACCCATCCCGGCCAGGTGCAGCAGGTGAACTCTGGCCACGCCAGCCAGATCACTGCTGATGGCCTGCGCGCCGCGTTCTACGCCTTGAAGACACCGTACATCCGGAATGCACGGTGGATGATGTCGCGGGCCACCATCGAAGTCATCTCCAAGCTGAAAGACGGCGGCGGCAGTTACCTGTGGGAGCCGGGCATCAAGGAAGGCGAACCGCAGATGCTGCTGGGTCACCCGATCGAGCGCATGGAGGACATGCCGTCGGTTTCCGCCAACGCCTTGCCAATTGCGTTCGGCGACTGGAAACAGGCGTACACGATTGTCGATCGTTCCGGCGTGCGCGTGCTGCGCGATCCGTTCAGCGCCAAACCGTTCGTCCTGTTCTACACGACCAAGCACACCGGCGGCGACGTCACCAACTTCGAAGCCCTGGTCATCCAGAAAATCGCCGCTTAA
- a CDS encoding HK97 family phage prohead protease: MEYKSFAFKLDDVSDSGRFQGYAATFGNVDLGLDVVHKGAFLHSLLETQGRVPILDHHDPARQVGWNLEAREDDYGLFVRGQLDLNVQAARERHSLMKMAAQIGGHTGLSIGFQTVREETDANDFRLRHLKEIRLLEYSLVTFPMNPEAGVTRVKTHGPLALANSLQSLLTTLRA; this comes from the coding sequence ATGGAATACAAATCCTTCGCATTCAAACTCGACGACGTGTCGGACAGCGGCCGCTTTCAAGGTTACGCCGCGACGTTCGGCAACGTCGATCTCGGCCTCGACGTCGTGCACAAAGGCGCGTTCCTTCACTCGCTGCTGGAGACGCAGGGCCGCGTGCCGATCCTCGATCACCACGATCCGGCGCGGCAGGTGGGCTGGAACCTGGAGGCGCGCGAGGACGACTACGGCCTGTTCGTGCGCGGCCAGCTCGACCTCAACGTGCAGGCGGCGCGGGAGCGCCACTCCCTCATGAAGATGGCGGCGCAGATCGGCGGCCATACCGGACTTTCTATCGGATTCCAGACGGTGCGTGAAGAAACCGACGCCAACGACTTCCGCCTGCGCCACCTGAAAGAAATCCGTCTGCTCGAGTACAGCCTCGTCACGTTTCCCATGAACCCGGAAGCGGGCGTGACGCGCGTCAAGACGCACGGCCCCCTGGCGCTTGCCAACTCGCTTCAGTCCCTGCTCACCACCTTACGAGCTTAA
- a CDS encoding phage portal protein, with product MNITDWFQRKVSATTRALTLLMPLRPGSGLRGSYESLAREGYMQNSVVHACVKEIAEAAAGVPWSLYQRKADGDLEEVSAHPLLKLFDRPNPFQGKFELIERCVAHLYLSGNAYVEAVGPESRAAHAKTPPTELYALRPDRITILPDPTRFIRGYEYTVGGQTVRFAPEQVLHLKLFHPLDDWYGLSPVQVAALSVDKMNASDKWNAALLQNSAVPSGALVSKKRLTDEQYTRLKDEMRDQVQGIANARTPLLLEEDIEWKEIGLSPRDMDWIDGLRFSALQIAQIYNVPPELIGLQPATYSNRREARKALYTEVVLPVLARLRDAFNNWLLPRFGETLFLDYDADRIEALSEDRDSLWRRAVQSHFLTLNEKREMVGYDAVPDGNRVFLPQNLAALDDTAKSPPSDDRDPPTVH from the coding sequence ATGAACATCACCGACTGGTTTCAACGCAAAGTCAGCGCCACCACGCGTGCGCTCACCCTGCTCATGCCGCTGCGTCCCGGCTCGGGTCTGCGCGGCAGTTACGAATCGCTGGCGCGCGAAGGCTACATGCAGAACAGCGTCGTCCATGCCTGCGTCAAAGAGATCGCGGAAGCCGCCGCCGGCGTGCCGTGGTCGCTCTACCAGCGCAAAGCCGACGGCGACCTGGAAGAGGTCTCCGCGCACCCGCTTCTCAAACTCTTCGACCGGCCGAACCCCTTCCAAGGCAAATTCGAACTGATCGAGCGTTGCGTCGCCCACCTCTACCTTTCCGGCAACGCGTATGTGGAAGCGGTCGGACCCGAGAGCCGCGCCGCGCACGCCAAAACCCCGCCGACGGAACTCTACGCCCTGCGTCCGGACCGCATCACCATCCTGCCCGACCCCACCCGCTTCATCCGCGGTTACGAGTACACGGTCGGCGGCCAGACGGTGCGTTTTGCGCCGGAACAGGTGCTGCATCTGAAACTGTTTCACCCGCTCGACGACTGGTACGGCCTTTCCCCCGTCCAGGTGGCGGCGCTCTCGGTGGACAAAATGAACGCATCGGACAAATGGAATGCGGCGCTCCTGCAAAACTCCGCCGTGCCTTCCGGCGCGCTCGTCTCGAAGAAGCGGCTCACCGACGAACAGTACACGCGCCTCAAGGACGAAATGCGTGACCAGGTGCAGGGCATTGCCAACGCACGCACGCCGCTGTTGCTGGAAGAAGACATCGAGTGGAAAGAGATCGGCCTTTCGCCGCGCGACATGGACTGGATCGACGGCCTGCGTTTCAGCGCCTTGCAGATCGCGCAGATCTACAACGTGCCGCCGGAGCTCATCGGCCTGCAACCGGCCACCTACAGCAACCGCCGGGAAGCACGCAAGGCGTTGTACACGGAAGTGGTGTTGCCGGTGCTTGCGCGTCTCCGCGATGCGTTCAACAACTGGCTGCTGCCGCGTTTCGGCGAGACGTTGTTTTTGGATTACGACGCCGACCGCATCGAGGCCCTGTCTGAAGACCGCGATTCCTTATGGCGGCGTGCCGTGCAGTCGCATTTCCTCACCCTCAACGAGAAGCGCGAGATGGTGGGCTACGACGCTGTGCCCGATGGCAACCGTGTCTTCCTGCCGCAAAACCTCGCGGCTCTCGACGACACCGCCAAGTCTCCTCCTTCAGACGACCGCGATCCCCCGACGGTGCACTGA